The Acipenser ruthenus chromosome 11, fAciRut3.2 maternal haplotype, whole genome shotgun sequence region tgacatgtttaataaaatagtaaATTCTGTTGATGCCCAAGTGAACCATTATCTTACTGGCTCACTTAAAGGCAACTGATCAAGGAATACTCTCTTTTTCAGAGAAGTGGGCACAGTGCCATTGCTGGCAGCTTGCATGTGTTGAAATGTTTTGTACAGGTTCGCCTgctttgaaaaaatgaaatgtcaGAACCTAGATAGGTTTTCTTATCTTTATTCATTATTACAGCACTTCATGGAAAATAAATTACTTCACAAGAgtggtaataaaataataaatagtccGAGCTggataaatataatttttatagGATGTCGGTTTTAGGATGCCGCCGTTTAAAGCAGTACAAGGCAGAAATGCAAATTACAAGTAGACGTGAAAGACCAAAATATGTAGAACAGCGGTCAGACAATTGTCCTTCATGAACAGCAAccaaaaaataccattaaaaaatacatttatcatAATATGTGCTTTTTTTTGTGGAAGATATGAGACTTCTGAGGTGATAGTATGTGGTAggatttactgtatatttttctttgtgttttgctGCAGGTCTCTTATAGTTATGATTGAAGTTAACAATGGATAAAACATTTCCTTGCTCACTGTGGTTTAAAGTTAGACTGTTACTAGTCATAGCTGAAGGTCACTGATTAGACAAACTAGCTGTTTTATGTAGCTCACTGGTTTTAGAGACAACATACACTGTTTAACAACCTCTTTAATACCTTAATCATCTTTTTGTCGCATAATGCTTGACATTTGCCACCaaagttttaaaagtttaaatggtGCACAGTTCGTCGAGGGTCACCAGACATCTTTGTGTGGCATATttgtgttagattttttttttaaaggaaaaaaaacacgttAATTTGACAACACTAAAATTAATTTGTATAATTCACGGTGTCTTACGCACTTCCAAATTTGTTCTCATTCTGTGAGATTAACGTGGAATCTTCTCCTTTCAGATCAGTAGATCTCTTACTAGATGTAAGCAAAGGTGATTGCAATAAACCTGGCTTGCATTTTGAAATCTGGCCTCATGGTCTGTCCGtccattttttgttgttgcaaaagtGGAGAGGCACAGTATAAATGATAGGGGTCACAGGCAAGGCGAATGCTAAGCTTATGCTTTCTGCTCATAGAACATATTCTAATCCGAGAGAATCAGTCCCTTTTACTGTGGGCACTGGCATGGAAGTAAAGAATGTTGGAATTTGCAGCTCCCCATACGAAGTAGGACTGCTATTGTGCTTTGGTCTTGTGAAGGCAGGGATAACATGTCCCCTTGCTAATCGAGGTTCTGCAAACTCAGTAATTGGGTAATTGGGTAGAGCAGTCAGTGGAGCGGACTGAATATGAGAATAATGTTGATTTAAAgctcaatatgttttttttttggaggtgCTGTATTGTCTTGGATAGGGATTATAACCTGATGTTATAGGTTAAATAACCTTTGAGTTTCACTCTAGgttgcacaaaaaaaaatcctgttgataaaaaataaatgtaatcctGTATCCTTTACTTCTGTAACATTCATTTTTGTAACAGATGAAAACCTAAGAGAACTGTTTAGTCTGAAACCCGAGGGGAAAGAGACTTGCTGTGTTTATTCTTCCTGGGTACACTCTATCAGTGGCAAACACCCTTTCCTCAAGACAAGACCCTGATAACCACTACAATGTAATAAATACTAAGTAACTGACATTTTTCTTGCCGTATAAATATATAGGCTActtgtatttaaatgccattgttaTCACTGGGGCTGTAGAACATTTTGTTTCACTCTTTTAGTTGGTTTAGTTTTTTTAGCAGATTATCTGTACCTAATGTAAAAAGGCAATATTCTTTTCCACATTGTAATATCAttacaaattactttttaatgaCTTCTGTAATACGATACAGCACACTTCAAATTCCTGATAGCACTGTATTACTTAATCCCCTGATTATGATTAAGACCACTTTTCGTCTCTTACACCTGCAATCTTCTGCTCTCGAAGACAGCCATGTAGCAGTTGTCTCTTAAGTTCACTGTTTAAAAAGATTACCACTGCATGAGCTTGGagatttaacatgtatttaaatgtgctgctgtgagagcaTTACTTGTGTTCCAGAAACAATGTGGGTACAAATATGCCGTCTTTTAAAGCCAACAAAACGTAATGTTAAGTGAATTATTTGGTGCAGTTATACTGTCTGAAAAAATAGTCCTATTGACAATTTAGAGTAATAGCTTTGAGCATATAGCCCTTTTATTATTAGTTAAAAGAACGGTTTTGTTTCATAATCTATTTTCAACACATAGAGTCCCATTAGACAGAAAGTGAAGGCATGTGCAGGGCTGCTTATTTCCTGAAATAATGCTTCTGAAATGGAAAGTGTCACAAGACAAAAGTATCATCTTTGCCAAAGTACACAGTTATATCTGTATGATTGTAATTCCCCTCCCATTGCTGCTAATgtgaacaatacaaaacaaaaaagcatagcaaaacacAAGTTTCCTTTAAAATGCCCTTTTTATTTGATAGATTCAAGCCGCTTTAGTTAGCAGTGATGAATAATGACTGTGGCATGTTATTAATGAATTAAGGGGCACTAAATCAGATTACTGACAAGAGGTCATTTTAATAAGTATGATTGGATTGTTCCTCTTGTTCTGAAGGACCGTTGGACAATTTCCAAGATTTCTCAAGGTCTTTTATTCCAGGGTGATAATCACCCTTTGCTAGGTGTTGCTTGCATCCCGGCTTGTCTTTTGGGGTGTCTGCTGGGAAAAGCAGAACAAAGAGCAGATGGAAGCTCTCTTTTGGCAAGTTCCTGCACACACCCATAGTAAATGACCATTTCAGCAGTGCAGTGCTgaattacaatttatttatttttttactcaaaTGTTGCAAAAATGAACTCTTAAGTTAGCATAAGAGCTTACCATCTTCATAAGGTAAATCAACTAACCTTAATAAACCTTCCTTCCTTTTTTGCTGTTTGCTTTAAGATTATACATTGCAGTGCACTTTATCATATGGTAACTCTTTCTCTGTTTATGTGCCCAGGTATCCAGCAGTGAAGAAGGTGTTGACTGATTTGGGTAGCTGTATGTGTGAGGCCACACTCTGCAATGGAACCCTGGCCTGCTGTGGCCTGGGTCCTGCTGCTAAGCCTGATTGCTGATTGGGTGAAAGCAGTCCACTCACGGGAGTTTACAGTGCAAGACATCATCTACCTCCATCCTTCTAGTAAGAGACACTCATACCTTCTCTGAACATTGTTacaactgttttttaaatgtgttatcatTTAAAGCACATTTCTTTCAGATTTAACATGCCTACAATTAGTAACAGTGATAAATAgatatttaacttattatgtcaatgtactgtagattagttaataaattaaaatattattgtgtTAGGTCAGTTTAGCAATACAGCTGGTTCAAACCATTTGTGTCATAGCACACCTGCTACAGAAAATCACGCTCTTGCAGTCATTAGACATACTGGTTTTGTTACCCTACTAAAGTACTGTGAAAAGACTCCTGGGTTGGCAGAAAAATGATTATAGTCATTTGCCTTGGCTGGTAATTTTAAACCTTGTCAGTGTAACACCATTTGATTGTTGAAGTCCTGTAAGCCACACAGGCATGAATGCTCAGACCAGAAGGCTCCTTTAAAACCAGTGATTAGCTAAGGATATTATTACAGCCTGTTAATGGCCACTGTGAATCTGTGAAGTTCATCGTTTCTCTGAAGGACTGCCCATACTGTTGGGGCCAAGGCCTTGAAGCAGAGACTATAGGGCTTACCAACTTCTGTGATCAGCAGCCAAATGAGATTTATCTACAGCTGCGTCAACAACTGTGTGCAGCTCAACGGTGCTCCAATCAATTCTTTGAAGTGATGAAGAACAACATTTCAAACATCTCTGTGGAACCTTCACACAATCTCTCCCCATCTTACCCCTTGTCAGTTGTGGGTGAGTGAGTGGCACATAGCAGGCTTCATTCCAGTGTCTAGGCCCCTTTATTTACCCCCCATCACATAAACAAAATGCTTCAAAACTAATGGCCATTTCCTCTGCTCCCGAGACTGGCATCCTGTGACAGTAATTTGCTATGGACCACGGGTCATTGAATAGGGTAGCCAGTGAAGGCAGTTTTCACTTCTTCCCATTTCAGTCCTTATTAATTCATGTAACTTGGCTCCATTTCCAAGTTTAATTAATATCACTGTTGATTTAATTAATGCTGGGACTTATCAGACCATAAAGAAAGTATGTTGCCTATGATAAAATTGTAGCAAATACAAATATAGTTAATTAATTGGCAGCTCCCCTCTAGTTTAGTTGAAGTCTAACTGGCTTGGGCAAGATGTTCTGTACAGCCTCACACAAATAGGACATGGCTGggctgtttctaatatgaattaGATAATGTGGCCAGAACAGCagactaggttttttttttatatgtcagCTGCTATTGTGCATTTTACACACAAAGGCATGTTACATTGTGTTTAATAATGTTACGAGCAAGTCTATCCCAGCTACTAATTGAGAGAGCCGGAATTATGGGAACAaagctttttcattttgtttgccaAGACAATCAACCATTTACTGTGTTTTCTGGGGTCCGATATGCAGTTAAACTATATTTTATGTTAGATATATAACATAACTTGCTGAacaaaatgaacatgtatttatcttGCTACTGTAGTTAAGGCACTGTGACAAGAGAAAAGGTGTAAAATATCTCTATGGTTTAAACTGTACTAAACTATAGATTACCATAATCTAATTTATAATGATGAGCGAGTAAGGGATGTGTAAACAAAAGATTAGGGGTACCATTTAAAGTCTCAGAAAAGAGGGAAGTCGGTATATTAGAGGTCAGGCTTTCGATCGTACAACCCTTATTCTTTGTGAAAATGTATCTGCAAAGCGAGTTTCTCATCCACTAATCACTAATAAGTAAACTGGTCACATATCAGTTTCACAGCTCAGTAGGACCAGTGTAAccttgtgtatttctgttttgaCTATGTGAAGCTACATTTTGCCAACTGCAGCCATGCTATGGCAACTCACATTCCTTTCCCTGACTGGTATGCAGACAGTTTTCTCTTTAATATAAGAGAAGTTTGGACCACACCATACCACAGCCCTACTGGAAATGGCATGGTTTATGTTACAGATTAAAATGCGGCTATTAAAGATTTTCATAAAAGAAAACAGCACAAATAGCTTCATGGCAGCAATGTCAGCTTGCTTACTGTGGGTCTTTGTATAGTGACTGAAGTTTGGATGACCCTTAGACTCACAGCTGTCAGAGCTACAGGGAAACGGAGGTCTTACCAGATTAGTACATTGATAGTAGTAAATGAGCATAACGACCCGCTGTGTGATCGTAACAGATGGTTTATCCATACAGTTTCAGTTCTTTTGAAACTGTTCAATGAGTGTCGGGTGGAGTGTTGTCTTTTCTTGCATCAAAAGCATCAGGTTTATAACCTGTGGGACACATTCACAATCAAGATTGACTTTGATTACATGAGGTACTGTATGTTGCActaaactatttgcatttgaaatCTGCGCAAGTCCCAATTCAAATAAATGCTTGGATGTTATGAGCCCTATACAGTTTTTGAAAATGAACCCATACTGTAAAATTCTAGAGCACTTCATGAATTCTCTGATTAACAATGTATCATTTCCATTTTGTTATAGCCACCCCATACCCTGGTGGGTTCAAGTGCTTCACGTGTAAAAATGCTTCAGATAACTATGAATGCAATCGATGGGCACCAGATGTTTACTGCCCACAAAGTGAGTACATATGTGTCTCTATATGGATAAAGCAAAGTGAGAAGGGTCTGAGTCTGTCTTCCCATGATACATGAAGAGCACGAAGAATATTTGGTATGAAAGTCATAAAATTTAAACTGTTTGCACAGTTATGAAAACAACCATAAACAAGATTTCATATGAGAGGTCATATGACGGCCATCTCTTCGCAAAAGGGTTGTTATTTGCGTTGTTGGAATGAAACGTCTCGGAACATACTTTAGATCTGTTGATATGATGTCTTTTGGTCTGATCGGAATGCCAGTTAatggaaaataaaaccaaacccggacatatttggAAAATGACTATCATATGGAGCCATTAGGATTTTTTGTTATACTCGCTAGGATTTTTATTTGCTTCAAATACCAGGGTTTTATTTACTTGAGGTTACATTAAGTACAGGAAATTGCCACCTCcgtgttgtgtttttattggaTGTTTCTGCTGTGTATGCCTGACAGTAGAATTTCTATTAAAAACAGCACCCCCAGTAAAACACAGAAATCTCCACCCAATCCTGACAAAAGGGAAACCCGTTGTATAGTAATTTCCATTGAATATAAGCAATATCTGAGTATATTTAACAGTTTAAACATGCTAATCAGGCTATGCATATGCCTCGTGGAAGCATCTATATGAATCATCCTCTACTTCAAAAATGTCTTCTGAAGGCACTAGTGTCTAAAGTCTTTTTCACTTTTACATAATAAGCATTTGTACGACTTTCTAAAATCATAATTGGTTGTGTTGTTTCACCGTGTTTATTTGAACACTGTGTGACATGTCTGAGGAGTCGTGTTTCTAAATTTCTAATATCTTCTTGTGCCCCCAACCAGCAACAAGATACTGTTTTACACGTCACAAAATGGATTCCAGTGGAGAGAGTATATCAGTCACTAAGCGCTGTGTAGCCCTGGAGGATTGTTTGTCTACGGGATGCACTCAGCCTAATCATGAAGGACATGAGGTGAGGAACACAGGGGCAAGACAGATAGCGGAAATGTAAGGCAGCCTCTTCAGTCTGATATGAAACGTTAAATTGACACATTATTAAAAAGAAGCTGGGCTATATATTCACAAAATTACACCAAGACAAAGCAGACACACGTTTCAGGGTTTTAATAAAAGACAAAAGCCTGAATAAAAATAGACCAAAAGCAAAAGGGGGGTGCTTTTAAAACAAAGAGAAAGGCTAAGGATGAATAATTGTTTTCCAGAACTATGGCAAGCATTAATGTAAATGTGAGAAAGTGAGAAATATGGCCTCCATGTTAcattgtatgtatatgtatgtatatatatatatatatatatatatatatatatatacatatactataCATCAGTCTATGCAAATGTATTGGGAATTGTCTCTGAGTAACTATTGCTTTTGCTGTACCTCTGttattgaatgtatttgtatttgcttgcgattgtaagtcgccctggataagggcgtctgctaagaaataaataataataataataatatattaattttgAAGGGCAGAAAAATAAGAAACCTAAGCTTTCTTAATCTTATGGACATTTCACAGGAACACAGCTATGTTTAGTCGATGGTGAAACGTGGTAGTTTGGCTTCTGCATTCATATCAGATTGTGACAAACTgccgtttttaattttttttcacacagGTCTGCACTTCTTGTTGTGAAGGAAATATCTGCAACTTGCCATTGCCAAGAAATGAGACAGAGGCAATTTTTGCAACAACTTCTCCACTCAACAAAACTACACAGCATTTTCACAGTAGCTCATTAGTTTTAACCTGTATCAGCATCATGCTCCTGATGCTTGTGTAGCTGATGCAAAAGTGAAACTGGCTCTGTAAAACACCCTTCATATTATTTCAAAGTGTAACTTCTTATTACTGATCATGTGATGGTTTACAGTATTTCCTTCAAGGATGAAAATGTAAAGCTCAGGAAAGTACATTTATTAGATGATATAAAAATAGAAACCAAGCCACAGAAGTCAGTTACTGTGAAACCCTGATATGTAGTGCATTAAAGGGTTAATCACTTTAATGGACCTTATAACAGTCACTGGAACCCTGTATTTTAAGGCAAATTTTGGTCACATTCGCATCCTGCCCCTTCCCACAATGCTCAGTGGTCCAGGATTGGCACTTTGTGATGGGTCAAGTTAAATTATATGTAAACAAATACCGGTATGCCTGTTTCACAGTTGCATCACTATTTGTAATGCAACTGTTTAATTAAGTGATTTGTATATTTTCTTTCCATTTCTCCTGTACAGtttatatagtatttatttttgtataatacatttatattagaaaataaaatatactagaaaaaaagtgttttaggcaccaaaacttaattaaaaaaaaaaaaaaacatgttttaacatgTGGAatcacttttgtatttattagcaATATATTTACAAGAATGCCAACTAACGTTATTTCTGTGATGCTTCCATCTTCCCCTTTTTGCGATATGAACAATATGAAGAACATTTTAAGCTTtgcttcaaacacatttttatgaaaATGCTCCTTTTTTCCCCATGCTGTGGGATGAAGGGATAATGAAAAATTATAGTTACTGGATTTAGAGGCTATGCTTGTTATCTGCCAAAAGCTACTGTGAAATTCTCTATTTATCAAGATGCTACACCTCAGCATTGGGATGTTTGTGGCACATACAGTAGTGGATTCATTACTTAAAGATCCCTAATCAAATCTATAAGCACAGTACCGATCTCTTTATCAATGTGTTGGTACCTGTATTCAGTgaagctgtacagtatatacagtacctgtCTAGGACtggtaaaattgtaaataataagcacagactcatttgtttttttatgtaatgtTAATGTAAATATTGTAGATATTGTAAATTTACATTGATACGTTGCCAGTGCTCACAttacaaacattaaaataatataaaaaaatacac contains the following coding sequences:
- the LOC117426479 gene encoding ly6/PLAUR domain-containing protein 6-like isoform X1, yielding MEPWPAVAWVLLLSLIADWVKAVHSREFTVQDIIYLHPSTTPYPGGFKCFTCKNASDNYECNRWAPDVYCPQTTRYCFTRHKMDSSGESISVTKRCVALEDCLSTGCTQPNHEGHEVCTSCCEGNICNLPLPRNETEAIFATTSPLNKTTQHFHSSSLVLTCISIMLLMLV
- the LOC117426479 gene encoding ly6/PLAUR domain-containing protein 6-like isoform X2, which codes for MKNNISNISVEPSHNLSPSYPLSVVATPYPGGFKCFTCKNASDNYECNRWAPDVYCPQTTRYCFTRHKMDSSGESISVTKRCVALEDCLSTGCTQPNHEGHEVCTSCCEGNICNLPLPRNETEAIFATTSPLNKTTQHFHSSSLVLTCISIMLLMLV